In Mercenaria mercenaria strain notata chromosome 13, MADL_Memer_1, whole genome shotgun sequence, a single window of DNA contains:
- the LOC123528734 gene encoding plexin-B3-like, with amino-acid sequence MYSFTRIQRVFVSVMLASFSGALDERSVSVALNGPLKNLCIFNEKLYIGGTNMMYVLNKDLSMNHSANTCSRSTILCGNVNQVLLVNDKRKELLVCGTGKGGICEVRSTENIGIILRNNTWIHAPLKVSTDRSRPAQGVLTRDGSVTLAVTFGKGIVASTSNFGYLSYEYAISTRSFIDFEPLSQRGTKGLFTVIKNASLHDYIIYYKAGFQYNWYTYFVTNQKKYVGHTKYVSKLVRICQNDTDFKSYTDIVISCLHNGTEYNLIQEAVILEVPDSVAFAGSDRVFVGVFTRGNDPTKPSGDSVFCVSKLKDLDNEILQAKKIHAFSCKVQDPSERYLPDLRSTPNCVNEKQHKFHDYNFSCENPYPTFFYVIGNITFSMTSRYLLHAEKGSVTALNGARNAKGNIVIIAGTSTGHIVQMTMESLESPLQVISTANVRKSIKRVHIQDDDTIYVMSSKNVFLFSRSNCSEYTTCSDTMTGRNPLCGWCVYKQRATRQSNCSDEPNHWLSSIRDCVSRMHVTPSNIPVNVSSNTNVTLTLTLENLPKPRTEDVYQCRLINEIPSIGTDIQAERNGSVFSCTLPFVKEHVEATLALSVQTASNEHIVLSKTNILFFECARLNRCRDCIGRSKQHCDWCTDEAMCLPHGSPCTADLRSSEDTCPQLLDTRGQHFVHAGVLTTVPFRGIHIPASITANQYTYTCKMPSGAVSSTAAAFNNSIFCSVNLQQSPDQPKQDQKIRIYYGAKGQKASDIDDEFANFVTVYNCTRLAKDCSHCRALNKTRYNCEWCVNKNLCEYRHENYTTATCPAPTISMMVPRDGPVTGHTKITVYGSNLGSNLSDIDSVQIADIPCKLSDDVTQFLVTDYGDFETSVPNRLVCYTGSTVNETTGALNVTVNGKTTITTDTYSYRIPAVGDIVPKYGPKAGGTRVTIYGENLGIGNRHIGLLLGGKHCLKPEVRPDIPRETVFLGTFTIVCTVAGEYSGNITTVTLSIDGKTVVSEASASFRFVTDPTLHPISPKKAFLSGGTQISVEGVQLDNAHDARITLSYGHVTEIGDCIIQSESSAICKAPRAPQSLKEELLNMENTYKLSEYIKVTSILHLDNIRENVEISYYQDPSIDNLRADNNVVQIEEDDRHLRIKGNRLNKVATLFDINITVGVEPCVLVKLTSSYITCIAPKTQPECGISHAEYPEVNVTIGNIHKMIGYVQYKGSTDWISSPVVLLSAAGIAAVLILIISIATILICRQYRRMKSRLRHLVKQNSLNENSDIIRLNRMAPTFDCYDKRMEYSDLYSDIRESGVVDTYNTLTTDDQVSQHSLAEHLRDTSQHPLAEHLQDDSLRSHDSLRAKNKITVEIQLEGATATDVTLVPKMADDRSYLHAVNYGVGTMERK; translated from the exons ATGTATAGTTTCACAAGGATACAGCGTGTTTTTGTTTCAGTCATGTTGGCTTCTTTCAGTGGCGCGCTCGATGAGCGGTCTGTGTCAGTTGCCTTGAATGGTCCTTTgaaaaatttgtgtattttcaatgaaaaactcTACATTGGAGGTACCAATATGATGTATGTGCTAAACAAAGATTTGAGCATGAATCATTCAGCCAACACGTGCAGTAGATCAACGATTCTATGCGGTAACGTGAATCAAGTGTTACTGGTGAATGACAAAAGGAAAGAACTGCTAGTATGTGGAACAGGCAAAGGTGGAATATGTGAAGTCAGAAGTACAGAGAATATTGGAATCATTCTCAGGAACAATACTTGGATACATGCACCACTAAAGGTTTCTACGGATCGAAGTCGTCCTGCGCAAGGTGTTTTGACAAGAGATGGGAGCGTTACGTTAGCCGTTACGTTTGGGAAAGGAATAGTTGCAAGCACATCAAACTTTGGGTACCTTTCATACGAGTATGCTATAAGCACAAGAAGTTTCATAGACTTTGAACCATTAAGTCAACGCGGTACAAAAGGTCTTTTCACGGTTATAAAGAATGCAAGTTTACATGACTATATTATCTATTACAAAGCAGGGTTTCAGTACAACTGGTATACCTATTTTGTGACAAACCAAAAGAAATACGTTGGACACACCAAATATGTATCAAAACTTGTCAGAATTTGCCAAAATGACACAGACTTTAAGTCATACACAGACATAGTGATTAGTTGTTTACACAACGGTACTGAATACAATCTGATCCAAGAGGCAGTGATATTGGAAGTCCCTGATTCTGTCGCATTCGCGGGCTCAGACAGGGTTTTTGTTGGTGTGTTTACACGAGGAAACGACCCTACCAAACCTTCTGGTGACAGTGTGTTTTGTGTGTCGAAGCTTAAAGACTTGGATAATGAGATTTTACAAGCCAAAAAGATACATGCGTTTTCATGTAAAGTTCAAGATCCGTCTGAAAGATATCTGCCAGACTTAAGGTCTACGCCCAACTGCGTCAATGAAAAG CAACATAAATTCCATGACTATAATTTTTCCTGTGAAAATCCGTATCCGACCTTCTTCTACGTGATAGGGAATATAACCTTTTCGATGACATCGAGATATCTACTACACGCAGAGAAGGGTTCTGTTACAGCACTAAACGGAGCCAGAAATGCTAAAGGAAACATTGTGATAATTGCCGGAACATCCACTGGACATATAGTTCAG ATGACAATGGAAAGCCTGGAATCTCCTCTCCAAGTGATTAGCACAGCAAATGTGAGAAAGTCTATAAAGCGTGTGCACATACAAGATGACGATACGATTTATGTGATGAGcagtaaaaat GTGTTCTTGTTCTCACGTTCCAACTGCTCTGAGTATACCACGTGCTCCGACACAATGACCGGCCGAAATCCACTGTGTGGTTGGTGTGTCTACAAACAAAG AGCAACAAGACAATCTAACTGTTCAGATGAACCAAATCATTGGTTGTCCTCAATACGCGACTGCGTATCTCGGATGCACGTGACGCCGTCTAATATACCTGTAAACGTCTCCAGTAACACAAACGTTACC TTGACGTTGACACTAGAAAACTTGCCGAAACCTCGTACAGAGGACGTATACCAATGCAGACTCATCAATGAAATACCCAGCATTGGAACTGACATACAAGCTGAGCGGAATGGGAGTGTATTTTCGTGCACTTTACCATTTGTTAAAG AGCACGTTGAGGCAACATTAGCACTTTCAGTCCAAACGGCTTCTAATGAGCATATAGTGCTTTCTAAAACGAACATTTTGTTTTTCGAGTGTGCACGATTGAACAG ATGCCGTGACTGTATCGGGAGATCAAAGCAACACTGTGATTGGTGTACAGACGAAGCAATGTGTCTGCCACATGGATCACCATGCACTGCCGATTTGAGATCTTCA GAAGACACATGCCCCCAATTATTAGACACAAGAGGGCAACATTTTGTACATGCCGGTGTATTGACCACTGTACCCTTTCGCGGAATACATATTCCAGCG TCCATAACTGCAAACCAGTACACATACACCTGTAAGATGCCGTCCGGTGCAGTATCTTCCACGGCTGCTGCTTTCAACAACTCCATATTCTGTAGCGTCAAT TTACAACAATCGCCAGATCAGCCAAAACAAGACCAGAAAATCAGAATCTACTATGGTGCGAAAGGTCAAAAAGCATCTGATATAGATGACGAGTTTGCAAATTTCG ttaCAGTTTACAACTGCACTCGGTTGGCCAAAGACTGTAGCCACTGTAGAGCTTTGAACAAAACAAGATATAACTGTGAATGGTGTGTCAACAAGAACCTATGTGAATATAGACATGAAAACTACACCACGGCAACGTGTCCTGCTCCTACCATTTCCATG ATGGTACCAAGAGATGGACCGGTGACGGGTCATACAAAGATTACTGTTTATGGTTCCAATCTTGGCTCGAACCTGTCGGACATAGACAGTGTACAGATAGCGGATATTCCCTGCAAATTGAGTGATGATGTTACACAGTTTCTTGTCACAGACTATGGAGATTTTGAAACAAGTGTACCAAATCG GCTTGTTTGCTATACCGGGTCAACTGTGAACGAGACAACAGGGGCTCTTAATGTTACAGTGAATGGAAAAACAACAATTACAACTGATACTTACTCTTATAGG ATCCCAGCTGTTGGAGATATTGTACCGAAGTACGGACCAAAGGCTGGAGGGACACGAGTAACTATATACGGCGAGAATCTAGGAATTGGTAACAGACACATCGGTTTATTGCTCGGGGGCAAGCACTGCCTTAAACCGGAAGTCAGGCCAGATATACCGCGAGAAACTGT ATTTTTAGGTACTTTCACAATTGTTTGCACTGTCGCTGGAGAATACAGTGGTAATATCACGACAGTCACATTATCTATCGACGGCAAAACGGTTGTCTCGGAAGCATCTGCATCTTTCAGATTTGTCACTGACCCAACTCTACATCCCATATCGCCAAAGAAGGCATTCTTAAG TGGTGGAACACAAATATCTGTCGAGGGTGTGCAGCTGGACAATGCCCATGATGCAAGAATAACGTTATCGTACGGACACGTGACCGAG ATTGGGGACTGCATTATACAGTCGGAGAGTTCGGCAATATGTAAGGCCCCAAGAGCACCTCAGAGTCTGAAGGAAGAGTTACTTAATATGGAGAATACGTATAAATTGTCAGAATACATCAAAGTAACATCTATTCTCCACTTGGACAACATTcgagaaaatgttgaaatatcttaCTATCAGGATCCGTCTATAGACAATCTTCGGGCAGACAATAACGTCGTACAAATCGAAGAAGACGATCGGCATCTGAGAATTAAA GGTAACAGGTTGAACAAGGTTGCTACTTTATTTGATATCAACATAACAGTGGGAGTTGAACCGTGTGTGTTAGTAAAATTGACTTCATCATATATAACCTGCATTGCGCCTAAAACTCAACCCGAATGTGGAATATCTCATGCTGAATACCCAGAAGTTAAT GTAACCATTGGAAACATACATAAGATGATTGGGTATGTACAGTACAAAGGAAGCACAGACTGGATCAGCAGTCCTGTTGTGCTGCTGTCTGCTGCAGGGATAGCTGCAGTTCTCATTCTTATCATTTCAATAG CCACTATTTTGATCTGTCGGCAGTACAGAAGAATGAAAAGCAGACTACGACATCTAGTTAAACAGAACAGCTTAAATGAGAATTCAGATATAATACGATTAAACAG gATGGCACCTACCTTCGACTGTTATGATAAGCGCATGGAATACTCCGATCTCTACTCGGACATTAGAGAATCTGGTGTGGTTGACACCTACAACACACTTACCACAGACGACCAAGTTTCCCAGCATTCCCTGGCCGAGCACCTGCGAGACACCTCCCAGCATCCCCTGGCCGAGCACCTGCAAGACGATAGTCTGCGTTCACATGATTCTTTACGTGCAAAGAACAAGATAAC
- the LOC123528742 gene encoding potassium voltage-gated channel subfamily A member 1-like yields the protein MHFVARNSTDAAYQSQGYTLRADPLVLFRQPPTTIHGSPISTHRRTHSGGSIKLAHYSKQNNNDIELNALEPLISHEEKEATVPEGDGDDVCSEHDCELEHCKRIIINVAGLKFETQLKTLNRLPTTLLGNPNKRDKYWISATNEYFFDRHRPSFPAILYYYQSGGRLKRPVEVPVDIFLEELEFYQLGDSVIDAFKVSEGFILENDDIPMPEQKVKRFIWEVFEYPGSSLISNIVAIISVAFILTSIVTFCVETLPQFKNKDCTNVSVYDEDGNVTSVKKFNYLDPLFIIESCCITWFVFEIVVRFIVCPSKIKFLKNIVNWIDLLSIAPYFVFLVVFFITNSCQNNSRFLSVLRVLRVARIFKLSRFSDGLQILAKTMQVSLRELSMFVLFLSIAVVIFAGAIFYAEAQSEESFFTSIPDAFWWAVISMTTVGYGDVYPTGTFGKIIGSMCVLSGLLAIALPVPVIVTNFNNIYRQTTGRGNHI from the coding sequence ATGCACTTTGTTGCAAGAAATTCTACAGACGCCGCTTATCAGTCCCAAGGGTACACGTTACGTGCAGATCCCCTCGTGCTTTTCCGTCAACCGCCGACGACAATTCATGGATCTCCAATATCAACACACAGGCGAACACATTCTGGAGGTAGCATTAAACTTGCGCACTATTCGAAGCAGAATAATAATGATATTGAACTTAATGCCCTTGAACCTTTAATAAGCCACGAGGAGAAGGAAGCAACCGTTCCGGAAGGAGATGGCGATGACGTCTGCTCCGAGCACGACTGTGAACTTGAACACTGTAAACGTATCATTATAAATGTAGCTGGTCTCAAGTTTGAAACCCAGTTGAAAACACTGAACAGACTGCCAACAACTTTACTTGGAAACCCGAACAAACGCGACAAATACTGGATTTCAGCTACAAACGAATACTTCTTTGATCGTCATCGACCATCTTTCCCCGCTATTCTGTATTACTACCAGAGCGGTGGACGGCTAAAACGCCCTGTCGAGGTACCTGTGGACATATTCCTGGAGGAGCTGGAGTTTTATCAACTTGGTGATTCAGTGATTGATGCATTTAAAGTGTCAGAAGGTTTTATACTGGAGAACGATGACATCCCGATGCCCGAGCAGAAAGTTAAAAGGTTTATATGGGAAGTTTTTGAATACCCCGGAAGTTCATTGATTTCCAACATCGTTGCTATCATATCTGTTGCTTTTATTTTAACATCCATAGTAACATTTTGTGTTGAAACCCTACCTCAGTTTAAAAACAAAGACTGCACGAACGTTTCAGTTTATGACGAGGACGGCAACGTCACTTCCGTTAAAAAGTTCAACTATCTCGATCCCTTGTTTATCATTGAATCTTGCTGTATCACGTGGTTTGTGTTTGAGATAGTGGTTCGATTCATTGTGTGTCCTTCAAAAatcaagtttttgaaaaatatagttaattggATTGACTTGCTATCAATTGCGCCGTACTTTGTATTCTTGGTCGTTTTCTTTATTACCAACAGCTGCCAGAACAACAGCAGGTTTCTCTCAGTTCTAAGGGTATTAAGAGTGGCAAGGATATTCAAGCTAAGTAGATTTTCGGACGGACTCCAGATACTAGCAAAAACAATGCAAGTCAGTTTACGTGAGCTGTCGATGTTCGTGTTGTTCCTAAGTATTGCTGTTGTGATCTTTGCGGGTGCTATTTTTTACGCGGAGGCACAGTCTGAGGAGTCATTTTTCACAAGTATTCCAGACGCGTTCTGGTGGGCTGTTATATCCATGACGACGGTTGGATACGGAGACGTATATCCGACTGGAACTTTTGGAAAAATTATCGGAAGTATGTGCGTGCTGTCCGGACTTCTAGCTATAGCACTTCCGGTTCCGGTGATAGTCACCAACTTTAACAATATATACCGTCAAACTACAGGACGAGGAAATCACATctag